A genomic segment from Malaclemys terrapin pileata isolate rMalTer1 chromosome 1, rMalTer1.hap1, whole genome shotgun sequence encodes:
- the LOC128833644 gene encoding olfactory receptor 52E4-like translates to MQETPFCLRVGHLLPYSMSYSNTTDFTNPSIFILLGIPGLETAHVWISIPFCTMYAIAVLGNFTILFIVKMERSLHGPMYYFLCMLAITDLVMSTSTLPKMLNIFWFNSREISFSACLTQMYFLHCFSAMESGILVAMAFDRYVAICDPLRHSTILTNPVVVKIGLAVVLRSGILALPYPFLASRWPYCRTNIIPHSYCEHIAVVNLACADIRISSYYGLFDLFSVIGMDVFFIAVSYTQILRAIIRLPTKDAQLKTFGTCISHLCAISALYIPDFFSSLTHRFGHNVPLHFLVLIANVYLLVPPLLHPIIYGMRTKEIRGRLLRLFTHKDT, encoded by the coding sequence ATGCAGGAGACACCGTTCTGCCTCAGagttggacaccttctcccctactcTATGTCATATTCCAACACAaccgacttcaccaacccctccatcTTCATCCTACTTGGAATTCCTGGCTTGGAGACagcccatgtctggatctccattcccttctgcaccatgtacgCCATAGCtgtcttggggaacttcaccatcctgtttATTGTGAAGATGGAGCGGAGCCTCCATGgacccatgtactatttcctgtGTATGCTGGCCATCACCGACCTGGTCATGTCCACATCCACCCTACCCAAAATGCTGaacatcttctggttcaattccagagagatcagtttcagtgcctgcctcactcaGATGTACTTCCTTCACTGCTTCTCAGCGATGGAATCTGGAATCCTCGTAgccatggcttttgatcgctacGTAGCGATCTgcgatcccctgagacattccacaaTCCTGACAAACCCTGTTGTGGTGAAGATAGGCCTGGCTGTGGTGCTGCGCAGTGGCATACTCGCATTACCCTATCCCTTCCTGGCGAGCcggtggccatattgcagaaccaacatcatcccccactCCTACTGTGAGCACATAGCTGTGGTGAATCTGGCCTGTGCTGACATCCGTATCAGTAGTTACTACGGCCTGTTTGATCTTTTCTCTGTGATCGGAATGGACGTGTTTTTCATCGCTGTGTCCTATACTCAGATCCTCAGGGCTATCATCCGCCTCCCCACGAAAGATGCCCAGCTCAAAACTTTTGGAACCTGCATCTCTCACCTTTGTGCCATCTCAGCTTTGTACATCCCAGATTTCTTCTCCTCTCTCACGCACCGGTTTGGCCATAATGTGCCACTCCATTTCCTCGTTCTCATTGCCAATGTGTACCTTCTGGTGCCACCCTTGCTACACCCCATCATCTACGGGATGAGGACCAAAGAAATCCGGGGAAGGCTGCTACGGCTCTTTACCCACAAAGACACCTAA